TCTTCAGCGGCGTCCAGTTTTTTAGCCGTATGGAAATCAAGGATACCCTGGCTTATTTACGCCTGATCGTTTTTAAGGATGACCTCTCCTTTCGCCGGGTTGCCAATCTGCCGAAGCGCAACATTGGCGAACGCCGGATGAAATTTCTGCAGAGTTATGCAGAAAAAAACCAATGCTCCCTCTACGCCGCCCTGGAGGGTAATATTGAAGAGGAGATTTTTAAAAATACCAAAGCCAGGCAACTGCTCCGCCTCGTTGAACACTTTGCGGATCGATACCAAACCACAGCGATCTCGGTCCTGCTGAGCGATGTACTGGATCAAAGCGGCTATGAAGCCATGCTGCGCACCGAAGGCAATCAGGAACGTCTGGATAATCTGGCGGAACTGAAGCAATCGGTCTATGATTACGAGGTTTCCTGCGGCGAAGAAAGCACCCTGGAACACTATCTGTCCCATGTCGCCATGCTGACCAATACCGACGCGGTGACCGCTAAGAACACAGTCAAACTGATGACCGTACACACGGCCAAAGGGCTTGAATTTCCTTATGTCTTTCTTTGCGGTCTGGAGGAAGGTGTCTTCCCGTCCAAAAAAACTTCTACTGCGGAAGCTATGGAGGAAGAGCGCCGACTGGCTTTTGTAGCCATCACCCGCGCGGAAAAAGCGCTGTTCCTGACCGATTCCGAGGGCAGCAACCTGGACGGATCTTACCGCTATCCTTCGCGTTTTCTGCTGAATATTGATCAATCTTTGCTGACCTATACGCATGAACTCGATGACAGTCTGATCAAAGATGCCACTTGGCAAATCAGCAACAGTGAGAACCAGCTGCAGGCAAAAAACAGTGACCTCACTTTTCAGACAGGTGACCGCATCATACACAGCATCATGGGCGCCGGCGAAGTGATCGCCATTGACCGTGACCTCGCGGCCTACGTCATCCAGTTTGATCTGTTGGATACGGTGCGAAAAATCAGCTTTAAAGTCCCTCTGACAGCGGAAACGCCAAACGAACGGGAACTTCGGTCCTGATCATCGTCTTTTTTTCATGGTGCTGCGATGCATCGGCAGAATTAAACAGGCAAACAGTCAGCCTGATTCGACTTGCAGGAAAGTCTGCCGATCCGGAAAGGAACAAACGGTTATGCCATCAAAAGCGCGGTTCGGCGCGAGGCGAATCTTAGCGGCCGGTTTTGCCTTGATCATTCTCTGCGGCGCTTTGTTATTAATGCTGCCGCCGGCCAGCAGGAATGGAGAATCCATTCCTTTCCTCAACGCTCTCTTCACCGCCACCTCTGCCACCTGTGTCACGGGTTTGGTTGTCTATGATACCTGGACGCAATTCAGCCTGTTTGGTCAGGTAATCATCCTCTTGCTGGTTCAGATCGGCGGACTCGGTTTTATGACTTTCACCATTCTCTTTTCCATGGCCCTGGGTAAACGGGTCGGCTTGAAAGAGCGCGGTTACTTAATGGAAGCCGTCAGCGCCTTTCAGTTGGGCGGTGTGGTCAGATTAGCCAAACACATTCTGCTTGGCACGCTTTTTTTTGAAAGTCTGGGCGCAATTCTGCTCTTCAGCCGATTTTGGCAGCGTTTTGGTCTGACCGGCGGAATTTGGTTTGCCATTTTCCATTCCGTTTCTGCTTTTTGCAACGCCGGTTTTGATCTGATGGGTTCCATCCGGCCATTCGCTTCTTTTACTCCTTTTGCGAATGACCCTCTTGTCAATCTGACCCTCATCGGTCTGATCATCATCGGTGGCATCGGCTTTGTGATCTGGGACGATCTGCTGAAAAATCGCTGGCATTACGGCAGTTATCTGCTGCATACCAAGGTCACGCTCGTCTCTACCGGCCTCGTTTTATGTGTTTCCGCGGCTTTATTTTATTTTTTGGAAAAAGACGTCTCTTTCGCCGGTCTCAGCGGCGGAGGCAAGCTGCTCGCCGCTCTGTTTCAGGCTGTCACCCCAAGAACGGCAGGCTTCAACACAGTTGACACCGCTGCTCTCAGCCAGGGCGGTTCCCTGCTCACTATGCTGCTGATGGCAATCGGCGCCGCTCCCGGCTCTACCGGCGGCGGTATTAAAATTACTACATTTGTTGTCATTTTATCGGCTGTATGGGCAAATCTGCAACGGCGGGATGACGTTGAAATCTTTCATCGCCGTCTGGAGACAAGTCAGATCAAAAGAGCTTTTCTCAGCGCTGCTTTTTATTTTATCTTGTTGAGCTCGGCTTGTCTGCTGATTTTAGCCACGCAAAATCTGACTCTCAAAGATGCGCTGTTTGAAACATTTTCCGCAATCGGCACGGTGGGACTCAGTATGGGAATCACCCGTGAACTGCTTCCCTTCTCCAAACTGGTGATCATCCTGCTGATGTATGCCGGCCGGGTCGGCAGCTTAACCATTTTTCTAGCCGCTACGGAACATCGCAGCGTCAGCCCCCTGAGAAGCCCGGAAGGTAAAATTATCGTTGGATAGGAGGAATATGATGAGACCAATGCTGGTAATCGGTCTTGGCCATTTCGGCAGCAATCTGGCCCGGAAGCTGACCGAATTGGGTAATGAGGTGATGGCAGTCGATATCGATGAGGAACTGGTGAATAAAATTGCTCCTTTTGTCACCAGAGCCCAAATTGGCGACTGCATGGAAATTGAGGTACTGCAGGCGCTCGATGTCAGGAGTTTTGATGTCTGTTTTGTCTGCATCAGCGATAATTTTCAGTCTTCACTGGAAATTACTTCCTTGTTGAAAGAACTCGGCGCCCGCTGTGTCATCTCCAAAACGGACCGGGAAATTCAAGCGAAGTTTTTACGTAAAATCGGAGCGGATGAGGTGATCTATCCGGAAAGAGACATGGCGCAGCGCACCGCTGTAAAATATAGCATTGCCAATGCTTTTGAGTATTATGAACTGACGCCGGAATATGCCATTCTGGAAATCGCAGTACCGGGAAGCTGGGTTGGCAAGAGTATACGGTCGTTGAATGTGCGCACCGCTCATCATATCAATATCATCGGCGTAAAACGCAACGGTCAAATGACGCCAATAACCAATCCCGATTACGTTTTTATTCAAGAGGAGCATTTGGTGGCTGCCGGCAGTAAAAGCGACCTGCTCCAGCTGCTAAAGAAAAATTAAGAAATCCAAAGCAAGACAAAGCCTTCCTCCCGCAATCAGCCTGTATATTGAAGCTTGATTGCCGCTGCCGCCCATAAAAAAACCTGCCCCAACATCTGCCGGTGCGATCCTCAGACGGCAGATATTTGGCCAGGTTTGTTTACTTCTACGAATCGCTTCAGACTTCCCGGTTGGAGTCTTTCCTTTTTTCATAATGCCTGTTGATAAAATAGCTGAAGTTGCCAAGAATTAAAAAAGCTATGATGATGATATGCCCAAGCGATTGCGCATCCATAGCGGAAACTGCCGAAGCCGGGTGCCCTGCCAACATTTCCAAATAGGCTGCGCCGCCGATCCCTCCGACGACACCTTTCAATAAGCCGGATTGATAATAATTGTAGCATACCGGAGTAGAAACCGCGGTACAAGCCGTGAGTACATCAATACTCTCCGTTGCATACCACATATTGATCCAACCGTGCGGCCCGGGGTCGGTTCCATAGAAAGAAAACACACAGGCAAAATCACTTGCTTTGGTGATTGTCTTCATGATCGGCAGCTCCGACAATTTTGTGCCATATTTGTCGATACCGCCCAAAGCTCCGGAAAGATCTGTTCTTGATTGTTCCATAAATGACTGATAGTTCACAATAAATCCCAGATGCACAACGTCTTGACCATAGACCTTCCCCATTTCTTTGATGATGGGATCGATCCACAGCGAGGACAGGCTGTTGGAATCCGCTGTGGTGGCAATCATCACCACTTTATGTCCCAATTCAAAAGAACGGCGCAGCAGCACTTCGGCAGGCGGTTTTGTTTCTGTCATGGCAGAAGCGCTTGTATCAAAAGAATAGAGTACGACACTATCCGCCGGTAAAGCATTGATGTAGTCCCAGCTGGCCAGCGTAGATTCTTCCGCAGGTACCGGCAAGCCGATCGGAAAAAAAAGAACTCCGGCAATCCCCAGAAACATTGTAAGGTATAAGATACGCTGATCGACTTTCATGAGTCTTTGATACCAGGGCACGGTAATCCCTCCATTTCATTTGGCAGGTTTCCAGCGGCAGGGCATGGCCCGTTGGTACGCTTTGGCTTACATAGGACTCACCTTATTTCGTCTGTAAAATACCCGCAAAAGAATATTTTGCCTGTTAGAGATGAATCATTTATTTTACGACAATTATAATGCTATTCCAACAATATGTCAAGCAAAACAGATCTTTTCTGCTAAAAAATATCACCGGGGCCGGCCGATTGCAAAGCCAGCTCTGCCTGTGGTATCCTTTTCTCCGCTTACCCGAAGTGGATAACCGGAAATTCGATGGCGTTCTGGGAAGGATGATGACCATGAAAAAACAACTTCGGGAAGCTGAATACGACCCTTATACCGGCTTGCGCTTCTATTCCGCCCTGACACACGGGATCGGGGCGCTGCTCGCTTTTGCCGGCACTCTGCTGTTGCTGCAAAAAGCGCGGCGCCTGTCACTGCCGCCGCAGTCGCTGCCGGCTGTGCTGATTTACGGCACATCCGCCGTCTGCCTTTTTACGGCAAGCAGCTTGTATCATAGTCTGCGGACTGGCATTTCCGGGCGTCTGGCTTTGCGAAAGCTGGATCACAGCATGATTTATTGCCTGATTGCCGGCACTTATACCCCCATCTGCTTAGTTTCCCTGGCCGGCAGCGGCGGGGAACTGCTGTTTGCTGTGGTCTGGCTGATTGCACTGGGCGGTACCATTCTCAGTATTTTCTGGATTGGCATGCCGCGCTGGCTTGCTGCCGCCATCTATATCGCAATGGGCTGGCTGGCGGTTTTCGTGATCGGTCCCCTGCTGAGCAGATTGTCTTTGGCAGCCCTTGGCTGGTTATTCGGCGGCGGATTCTTCTACACGGTTGGCGGTGTGCTTTACGCTCTCAAATGGCCCGGCCGCGATCATCCCCGTTTCGGTTTTCACGAAGTGTTTCATGTTTTTGTGGTGCTGGGCAGCATCTGCCATTTTGTCTTGATTTACCAATTTGTTATTTAAGTAACCTCCAGACTGCCAGCCCGTTGGAACCGTTAAAAAAAAAAGCCGCAGCATGATTGTGAACCGCTCCTTACAGTGTAGTCTCGAATTTTTATTCTTGCGAGTATCTACTCTATGGGGGAGCGGTTCAAAGATTTCTGCCGGGGCTCTTTTTTTAATTATTTCTGGCCGGGGGCTTTTATTTCCGGTGGAATCGGGCATTGATAGGGCTGGCCGCCGGTTGCTTCCAGGAATTCCGCTTTGGCTTTGGCGACGGTTTCCGGATCACGCAGCAGATTGCCTGCCGCATCCGCCATCACTTTAGCGGCATAAATCATGCCTTTATGACCGATGCTCATACCGGAGCAGGCAGTGATCTGCCAGCTATGTCCGGGAGCACCCAGATTATCGGTGGCAGTACCGAATGAAGCGCAGGGAACGATATGCTGAACATCACCGACATCGGTCGAACCGCCACCAATTTTTCCGGTGGCAATCATGGGAGAGACATCGGCGGCGATTTCCGTGCCTTCCGGCAGATTCATCTGCTTCAAAGCGGCGGGATACTGGACCGGCTGCTGTTCATTGAGGCGTTTGGCAAAAGCCAGTTCTTCCGCAGTCCAAGCTTCCGGCGGAATTGCCTTCATGCTTTCATACAGGACAGTAGCCAGTACCTTGTTGGGCAGGGTATTATGGCAGCCGCCCAGGAATTCGATTTCCATTTCGGTTTCGGTCATCATCGCAGCACCTTTGCCTACTTTGATCAGCCGTGCATAGACTTCGTCGATGACACTGCGTTTCGGGCCGCGCACATAATACCAAACGGAGGCTTTATCCGGCACAATATTGGGCGCCATGCCGCCTTCTTTGATGACATAGTGAATTCTCACATCGGTTGTGACGTGTTCCCTGAGGTAATTGGCGCCGACATTCATCAATTCCACGGCGTCGAGCGCGCTGCGGCCGTTATGCGGATCGCCGCCGGCATGCGCAGTGCGGCCTCTGAAATGAAAGACGGCAGAGTTAAGACCATTGGAACTATCCAAGCCAACATAGTTGCCGCGGCCGGGATGATACGCCAAAGCCAAATCCAGACCATCAAAAGCGCCGCCGCGTGCCATGAAGGTTTTTCCGGTCAGAACTTCTTCGGCAGGGCAGCCATAGAAGATGATCGTGCCGGACAGGTGATTTTCAATCATTTCCTGCTTTAATCCGATTACGGCACCCAGGGTCGCTACGCCCAGCAAATTATGGCCGCAGCCCTGGCCGGGGGCATTGGGAATCACCGGATCAAGCTCTGTGCCGGCTTTTTGGCTGAGCCCGGGCAAAGCATCGTACTCGGCCAGAAAACCGATGACAGGCTTACCTGAGCCCCAGGAAGCCATAAAAGCAGTAGGCAGGCCGGCGACTTCGTCTTGCAAGCGGAAGCCATCGTCCGCCAGGAATTTTTTCAGGGCGGCTACGGCTTTGTATTCCGTGTAAGCCGGTTCCGGGTTTTCCCAGATGTAGTCGCTGATTTGAATCAGTTCTTTGCGTCTTGCTTCGATCGTCTTTAATGCGATTTCGTTCATCGGAACAACTCCTTTACTTTTATTCAATTTGATTCAACTTGGTACAGAAGATGAAATCAGAACGTTCCGGGGACTCTGACTTCAACCGGAATGGGACATTGATCAGATGCATCCTTGGTTGCTTCAGCAAATTCAGCCCCGGCAGTTTCGATTCGATCCGATTCGCCCAAGCAGCCGGTCGGCCGCTTAAATATTCGTTTTGGCTTTATAAATCATTCCTTTATGACCGGGACCGGAGCCGGCACAAGCGATAATCTGCCGGCAGCACTTCTTTGATGACAGCGACCGCTATGAATTCTTGCTAAGCCGTTTCGGGATTTACCCACAAATAATCATTCAGATCGACCAGATGTGCTCTGCGTTTTTCAATCACTCTTTGCGCAATCTCATTCATTGCATCAACTCCTTTTCTTCTCTTCTCTATTTCTCAAACGCCTTGCGGCATTGAAAACAGTCGGACCAGAAAAGACAGTCCCCATCCGTTCCCATGCTCCTGCGCAGATACGGCAGAACATTTTTCACGCCGCGCTCCCGCCTTGTTCTGCCATCCGTTCAGCCTATTCCGCCGTCACCGTGACTTTTTTCATCTTGTCTCCCTGCCGGAGCGCGTCAACAACTTCCATCCCTCTGCTGACTTCGCCAAACACGGTGTGAACGCCATCCAGGTGCGGAAATGCGTCAAAGCAAATAAAGAATTGACTGCCTCCGGTATCTTTGCCCGCATGTGCCATCGACAAACGGCCCCGGGTCTGTTTATAGGGATTGCCAACCGTCTCGCATTTGATGGTGTAACCGGGACCGCCTGTTCCGGTGCTGTTGGGACAGCCGCCCTGGGCAACAAACCCTTTGATCACGCGATGAAAGGTCAGCCCGTCGTAGAACCCTTTTTTTGCTAAATCGCAGAAATTTTTCACGGTGTTCGGTGCGGCATCATCGAAAAAATCGATTTCGATTTTGCCGCCTTTTTCCATTTCAATGACAGCTTTACTCATTTCAAAAGTTCCTCCTGTGTTTTTCATTCATCAGCCTTGCCGGCTCCTTCCGCAATTGCTCCCTGTTATATTATCCGTTAGACGAAATAATTCCTGCACCGCAGCGGCAAATTCTCTAAAGAGTACTGACCGGCAGTGATGGCAATAACACCCTGCTGCCTTTTCTGCGCTCAAAATTCATTTGCTCCCGGATCCGCGCCTCTTTCGCCAATTGCACAGCATAACCCAGAGCGCGTCCGCAATCGCTGCTGTGATGGGCATCGGAGCCAAAGCTGATCTGACAGTCTAAATCAGCGGCAGCCTGCAACAACCCTAAGGGCGGGCAAATTGTGCCGGCAGGATAGCGGTATAGCAGCCCTGTGTTGATCTCCAGCGCTGTCTGATGCTGCCGTAAGGCAGCTGCAAGCTTTGCATACCAGGGCTGCATATCAATTCCCTGCGGCCAATGCTGAAAAGCCTTACAGGAAAAAGCATGTCCGATAACATCAAACAAATCACTCTCAATTGCCTGCAGTAAAACTTCTTGATACACCGTATACACTTCGTTCACTGCTTTGCCCTGCCACAGTTCCGCTTTGGTATCAAATCCCCAGCCTTGCAGCCAATGCACCGAGCCAATACAATAATCAAACGGATATTGTTTGAGGATCGCGCGCAGCGTTTCCTCTTCACCGGGAAAATAACAAACCTCCAGACCGAGTTTCAAAGGCAGACCCGCTTTTTTGCCGGTTTCGATCAGCGAAACGTACTGATCCAGCGTGTAACAAAAAGACTTGGCACTCTGCAGCAGCCAATTTCTCTGGTAGTTGCCAACCGCCGAATCATCCATGATCACATGGCGCAAATAGATTGCCTGAAATTCTTTGAAATGATGCGTATGCTCGCTGATGCCCAGTTCAGTCACGCCGCGCCTGGCTCCGGCCGCGACAAACTCCTGCAAGTACTCCTGCCGATATTCTCCTCTTTCGAGATGCATGTGATAATCTCTCAAGCTGACACCCCCTTTTTTTGCACCCCGGATCATCTGCTGCAATGGTTCGTCTCTTTGATTCGCGGAACAAAGTAAGCAATCCTTTTTGATCCGGCAGCCGGTGTTTTACCGAAAAATGCAAAGGGCAAGCCCGATCGATTGACAGAGCAACCATCTTCTCCTATAATGAATTCGTATTCACCTTGATTGACTCGGATCACTTAGTCTGTGAGGAGAAAAAATGAAACAAGAACGTGTTATTTTTGCGGATCTGCTCAGAATTACAGCCACCTTTGCTGTCATGCTGCTTCATATCGCCGCCGGTCACTGGGATACGGCCAGCGTATTTTCTGCCGAATGGCATGTTATGAACTTCTATAACAGCGCGGTGCGTTTTTGTGTGCCGATTTTCATTATGGTCAGCGGCATGTTTTTTTTGGATCCCGAACGGAATCTGACTTATCGCAAAATCTACCTGAAATACATCCTGCGGATCGCGGTAGCTTTTCTCTTCTGGTCCGCTGCTTATGCGGCAACCCCTTTGATTCTGCAATGGAGCCGTCACTTACCTATTGATCGGAGCATGCTAAAACAGGCAATCATTTCCTTCCTGACCGGCCATTATCATCTCTGGTTTTTATATATGATTGCCGGATTATATGCCGTCACACCATTTTTACGGAAAATCGTGCGGCATGATCAAACAATGACGCAGTATTTTCTCCTGCTCTCTTTTTTATTCGCATCCGTTGTCCCTCTCATCACCCGGCGCAGCGGCCCGCCGCTCAAATCCATTTTCAATACGATCCTCTCCTATGCGGATTTTAAATTCGTTCTGGGCAACGTAGGTTATTTTGTGGCCGGCCATTATCTCGCTCAATATGCGCTCAGCCGTCGGAAACGTCTGTTCCTCTATGCGCTGGGAGGGTTCGGTTTCCTGGCTACTTTCCTCTTGACCCAGTTCCTGTCCGAACAAGCCGGGTTCGGTGATTTGACTTTCTACCAGTATAATTCGCCGACCGTCGTCCTGCAAAGCATCGCTGTTTTCGTTTTCTTTCAGTCTGTTTTTTTGAACCGCAATTATGCGCCAAAGCTGCTTCCGATTATTTCCGTGCTCTCTTCCTGCAGTTTTGGTATGTATCTGGTGCATCCTTTTATTCTTGCTTTCTTTTCACGCATGGACATTTTTTCCTGTCTCAACAATCCGTTTATCGCCATCCCCCTCTTAGCGCGTCTCGTGTTTGTTTGCAGCTTCCTTGTCAGCTGGCTGCTGCGGCGCATTCCCAAAATCAGCAGCTATATTACTTAGTAGCAAAAGAATGCCGGTTTTTTTGTGCTTCGTCCTGCACCATCTGTCCGGCAGTGTGATGGTATGCCATTTCACTCAGCGACTCTCTCCTTTCATAAGCGAAAACTGCTAAACTGATCGCACTCGATTGAGGAAAAGAGGATGCATTTTTAGAGATGGCCGGAAGAGGTTCCGGTCAATGAGGTAAAAACAAAAGGCCGCTTTTCGTGCATCTTGTTTTTGGTTCTGCTCTTTTTCGTCAAAGGGAAATCAGGATTATTACCGGTTGCATCCGCGCTGCCGGCATTGGACGGAAAGAGCCGGCAATCAGTTTTAGCCTGTATCTCAAATTCAGGCGTTCTTGTGTTTTTAGCGCGGCAAGATAGGCAAATTGCCGCTTTTTAAGCAGGCCCAGCCGGCGTTAACGCATCTGTACACACAAAAAACCTCACTATCGCATAGTGAGGTTTTTTGTGTGTTCAATTACTCTTCGATCAGCTCGACGTTTGCACGCGGAACCACTACGACGTCGCCATTGCGCAGTTTGACATGCATGATACGCACTTTAGCACCGGTTTCAATAACAACCAATTCCGGCGGTAAATCTACGATTTCGGCTAATTGTCCAAAATAAGGTTCACGGATGCAGCGAACAATCGTGCCGGAATCCAAATTACCTTCCAGGTCGATGGTGGATTCGTGAATCACAGCCGCTTCGTTGGGAACAATAATTTCCGGACGCATAACGCCGGCGCGAATTTGCGTGGCGCCATTGATGGAAGCATTTTTGCCTTCCAGGGATTTTAAGAGGTCAAACGTCTTGTTGGCCATCGGA
Above is a window of Negativicutes bacterium DNA encoding:
- a CDS encoding TrkH family potassium uptake protein; the encoded protein is MPSKARFGARRILAAGFALIILCGALLLMLPPASRNGESIPFLNALFTATSATCVTGLVVYDTWTQFSLFGQVIILLLVQIGGLGFMTFTILFSMALGKRVGLKERGYLMEAVSAFQLGGVVRLAKHILLGTLFFESLGAILLFSRFWQRFGLTGGIWFAIFHSVSAFCNAGFDLMGSIRPFASFTPFANDPLVNLTLIGLIIIGGIGFVIWDDLLKNRWHYGSYLLHTKVTLVSTGLVLCVSAALFYFLEKDVSFAGLSGGGKLLAALFQAVTPRTAGFNTVDTAALSQGGSLLTMLLMAIGAAPGSTGGGIKITTFVVILSAVWANLQRRDDVEIFHRRLETSQIKRAFLSAAFYFILLSSACLLILATQNLTLKDALFETFSAIGTVGLSMGITRELLPFSKLVIILLMYAGRVGSLTIFLAATEHRSVSPLRSPEGKIIVG
- a CDS encoding TrkA family potassium uptake protein, translated to MRPMLVIGLGHFGSNLARKLTELGNEVMAVDIDEELVNKIAPFVTRAQIGDCMEIEVLQALDVRSFDVCFVCISDNFQSSLEITSLLKELGARCVISKTDREIQAKFLRKIGADEVIYPERDMAQRTAVKYSIANAFEYYELTPEYAILEIAVPGSWVGKSIRSLNVRTAHHINIIGVKRNGQMTPITNPDYVFIQEEHLVAAGSKSDLLQLLKKN
- a CDS encoding hemolysin III family protein produces the protein MKKQLREAEYDPYTGLRFYSALTHGIGALLAFAGTLLLLQKARRLSLPPQSLPAVLIYGTSAVCLFTASSLYHSLRTGISGRLALRKLDHSMIYCLIAGTYTPICLVSLAGSGGELLFAVVWLIALGGTILSIFWIGMPRWLAAAIYIAMGWLAVFVIGPLLSRLSLAALGWLFGGGFFYTVGGVLYALKWPGRDHPRFGFHEVFHVFVVLGSICHFVLIYQFVI
- a CDS encoding M20 family metallopeptidase, translating into MNEIALKTIEARRKELIQISDYIWENPEPAYTEYKAVAALKKFLADDGFRLQDEVAGLPTAFMASWGSGKPVIGFLAEYDALPGLSQKAGTELDPVIPNAPGQGCGHNLLGVATLGAVIGLKQEMIENHLSGTIIFYGCPAEEVLTGKTFMARGGAFDGLDLALAYHPGRGNYVGLDSSNGLNSAVFHFRGRTAHAGGDPHNGRSALDAVELMNVGANYLREHVTTDVRIHYVIKEGGMAPNIVPDKASVWYYVRGPKRSVIDEVYARLIKVGKGAAMMTETEMEIEFLGGCHNTLPNKVLATVLYESMKAIPPEAWTAEELAFAKRLNEQQPVQYPAALKQMNLPEGTEIAADVSPMIATGKIGGGSTDVGDVQHIVPCASFGTATDNLGAPGHSWQITACSGMSIGHKGMIYAAKVMADAAGNLLRDPETVAKAKAEFLEATGGQPYQCPIPPEIKAPGQK
- a CDS encoding peptidylprolyl isomerase; protein product: MSKAVIEMEKGGKIEIDFFDDAAPNTVKNFCDLAKKGFYDGLTFHRVIKGFVAQGGCPNSTGTGGPGYTIKCETVGNPYKQTRGRLSMAHAGKDTGGSQFFICFDAFPHLDGVHTVFGEVSRGMEVVDALRQGDKMKKVTVTAE
- a CDS encoding PHP domain-containing protein, which codes for MRDYHMHLERGEYRQEYLQEFVAAGARRGVTELGISEHTHHFKEFQAIYLRHVIMDDSAVGNYQRNWLLQSAKSFCYTLDQYVSLIETGKKAGLPLKLGLEVCYFPGEEETLRAILKQYPFDYCIGSVHWLQGWGFDTKAELWQGKAVNEVYTVYQEVLLQAIESDLFDVIGHAFSCKAFQHWPQGIDMQPWYAKLAAALRQHQTALEINTGLLYRYPAGTICPPLGLLQAAADLDCQISFGSDAHHSSDCGRALGYAVQLAKEARIREQMNFERRKGSRVLLPSLPVSTL
- a CDS encoding acyltransferase family protein, with the protein product MKQERVIFADLLRITATFAVMLLHIAAGHWDTASVFSAEWHVMNFYNSAVRFCVPIFIMVSGMFFLDPERNLTYRKIYLKYILRIAVAFLFWSAAYAATPLILQWSRHLPIDRSMLKQAIISFLTGHYHLWFLYMIAGLYAVTPFLRKIVRHDQTMTQYFLLLSFLFASVVPLITRRSGPPLKSIFNTILSYADFKFVLGNVGYFVAGHYLAQYALSRRKRLFLYALGGFGFLATFLLTQFLSEQAGFGDLTFYQYNSPTVVLQSIAVFVFFQSVFLNRNYAPKLLPIISVLSSCSFGMYLVHPFILAFFSRMDIFSCLNNPFIAIPLLARLVFVCSFLVSWLLRRIPKISSYIT